One window from the genome of Amycolatopsis sp. NBC_01480 encodes:
- a CDS encoding PucR family transcriptional regulator, whose protein sequence is MAEGDLQSIVDELAERLRRSVAIDDPSIRLLAASRHFGDEDALRVSSVINRAVESAVTDRIFALGIARWTAPGVVDVEGARPRLCAPIRCNGMLLGYLWLIDKDGTFTEAELTAAAEAAATAGTMLYRRLLLHERSKARQEGILRELVSPDTAVRTQAIEDLRAEQLFGDDFTQFTVLAAHCRITHTTSAPQQVAFEAAIEDGVGAVADDVALMVANRSRAWLLLVQHQPPSRALVESVAERITARFRGLTDDSARLVFGLGGTVTRLDAVVTSYQQAGLAAHAALLLPSIGELARWGELGPYELLLKLPLDDLLDTSPVPALVALEQEDNHHVLLDTLTEFFDHGGNIQRTADSLRIHRATLYQRLKRVEQITGCSFDNGDDRLMLHLGLKLRTITTAYRDHFGG, encoded by the coding sequence ATGGCCGAGGGCGATCTCCAGTCCATTGTGGATGAGCTCGCGGAGCGCCTGCGCCGTTCGGTGGCGATCGACGACCCGTCGATCCGGCTGCTCGCGGCCAGCCGGCACTTCGGCGACGAGGACGCGCTGCGGGTGAGCTCGGTGATCAACCGGGCGGTCGAGTCCGCGGTCACCGACCGGATCTTCGCGCTGGGCATCGCCCGCTGGACCGCGCCGGGCGTGGTCGACGTCGAGGGGGCGCGGCCGCGGCTGTGCGCGCCGATCCGCTGCAACGGCATGCTGCTGGGCTACCTGTGGCTGATCGACAAGGACGGCACCTTCACCGAGGCCGAGCTGACCGCCGCGGCGGAAGCGGCGGCCACGGCGGGCACCATGCTGTACCGCCGGCTGTTGCTCCACGAACGCTCGAAGGCCCGGCAGGAAGGCATCCTGCGCGAGCTGGTCTCACCCGACACCGCCGTGCGCACGCAGGCGATCGAGGATCTGCGGGCCGAGCAGCTCTTCGGCGACGATTTCACGCAGTTCACCGTGCTCGCCGCGCACTGCCGGATCACCCACACGACGTCGGCGCCGCAGCAGGTCGCCTTCGAGGCCGCGATCGAGGACGGGGTGGGCGCCGTCGCCGACGACGTCGCGCTGATGGTGGCGAACCGCTCGCGCGCCTGGCTCCTGCTGGTCCAGCACCAGCCGCCGTCGAGGGCGCTGGTCGAGAGCGTGGCCGAGCGGATCACCGCCCGGTTCCGCGGCCTCACCGACGACAGCGCGCGGCTCGTGTTCGGCCTCGGCGGCACCGTCACCAGGCTGGACGCCGTCGTCACCTCCTACCAGCAGGCCGGGCTGGCCGCCCACGCCGCGCTGCTGCTGCCCAGCATCGGCGAGCTCGCCCGCTGGGGTGAGCTGGGCCCGTACGAACTGCTGCTGAAACTCCCGCTGGACGACCTGCTCGACACCTCCCCGGTGCCCGCGCTGGTGGCGCTGGAGCAGGAGGACAACCACCACGTCCTGCTCGACACCCTGACCGAGTTCTTCGACCACGGCGGCAACATCCAGCGCACCGCGGACTCCCTGCGCATCCACCGCGCCACGCTGTACCAGCGGCTCAAGCGCGTCGAGCAGATCACCGGCTGCAGCTTCGACAACGGCGACGACCGGCTGATGCTGCACCTGGGCCTCAAACTCCGCACCATCACCACCGCGTACCGCGACCACTTCGGCGGCTGA
- a CDS encoding nitroreductase family deazaflavin-dependent oxidoreductase — MDENTYRNRTNTINKVVVGLQRVGIAFGPMQLLTVKGRRSGRMLTFPIAVNKLRGGRYIFQAFPKASWVANARAADTVTLTRGRKASTARLTEVPVAERGPLLRELVAGSPSSVGNRFVTTGLAEAPTPDGVAAAAQRIAVFRVDPA; from the coding sequence GTGGACGAGAACACCTACCGGAACCGGACGAACACCATCAACAAGGTGGTGGTCGGGCTGCAGCGCGTCGGCATCGCGTTCGGCCCGATGCAGCTGCTGACCGTGAAGGGCCGCCGCAGCGGCCGGATGCTCACCTTCCCCATCGCGGTGAACAAACTGCGCGGCGGCCGGTACATCTTCCAGGCGTTCCCGAAGGCCTCTTGGGTGGCCAACGCCCGCGCGGCGGACACCGTCACGCTGACCCGCGGCCGCAAGGCCTCGACGGCCCGCCTGACCGAGGTCCCGGTCGCCGAGCGCGGCCCGTTGCTGCGCGAGCTGGTGGCTGGAAGCCCGTCCAGCGTCGGCAACCGCTTCGTGACGACGGGCCTGGCCGAGGCTCCGACGCCGGACGGTGTCGCCGCTGCGGCTCAGCGGATCGCGGTGTTCCGCGTTGATCCCGCATGA
- a CDS encoding MFS transporter — MNQSAPPPTATVAASTSRRTVLLASSVGNFVEWFDFTLYGYTAAAIAAAFFPAGNKISGLIGAFAVYGVAFVARPLGALVFGRIGDRRGRRTSLGVSIVLMGAATAAIGLLPGWSQIGVAAPVLLLLCRLLQGFSAGGEYTGAMAFSIEHAPDDRRAWYLALVGSSTWLGAIGATGVVLLFQSITGDGFANGGWRGPFLIGGVIALTGLVLRLRVDETPVFKAMQAHQADGPPARPFRELLRGHWRKLLILFAYFAVLGLFTHSFLGYMPTYLAEAGGFSASTVLWLVTAANILTIPAGLVLAVLADRHGRRIQLRLGAIAAIVLVVPAYLLIGTGNLVAVVLALLVLLLAVSLLSAGAISVLELYPTNVRFSGMALPYNFAYAIFGGTAPLISQVLVDGTGSLLAPAVYAAVVAVLALPLLLRIPETNGANLLR; from the coding sequence ATGAACCAGTCCGCACCACCACCGACGGCCACTGTCGCGGCTAGCACGTCACGACGGACCGTGCTGCTCGCTTCTTCGGTCGGGAACTTCGTCGAATGGTTCGACTTCACCCTGTACGGCTACACCGCCGCCGCGATCGCCGCGGCGTTTTTCCCTGCCGGCAACAAGATCAGCGGATTGATCGGCGCGTTCGCGGTGTACGGCGTCGCGTTTGTCGCCCGGCCGCTGGGTGCTTTGGTGTTCGGCCGGATCGGGGACCGGCGGGGCCGCCGCACCTCGCTGGGCGTCTCGATCGTGCTGATGGGGGCGGCCACCGCCGCGATCGGGCTGCTGCCCGGCTGGTCCCAGATCGGCGTGGCCGCGCCGGTCCTGCTGCTGCTTTGCCGTCTGCTGCAAGGGTTTTCTGCCGGCGGCGAGTACACCGGCGCGATGGCGTTCAGCATCGAGCACGCGCCGGACGACCGGCGGGCCTGGTACCTGGCGCTGGTCGGCTCGTCGACCTGGCTGGGCGCCATCGGCGCGACCGGCGTGGTGCTGCTCTTCCAATCGATCACCGGCGACGGTTTCGCGAACGGCGGCTGGCGCGGACCGTTCCTGATCGGCGGCGTGATCGCGTTGACCGGCCTGGTGTTGCGGCTGCGGGTGGACGAAACCCCGGTGTTCAAGGCCATGCAGGCACACCAGGCGGACGGTCCGCCGGCCCGCCCGTTCCGCGAACTACTGCGCGGGCACTGGCGGAAGCTGCTGATCCTGTTCGCCTACTTCGCCGTGCTCGGCCTGTTCACCCACAGCTTCCTCGGCTACATGCCGACCTACCTCGCCGAAGCGGGCGGCTTCTCCGCGTCCACGGTGCTGTGGCTGGTGACGGCGGCGAACATCCTGACCATCCCGGCCGGCCTGGTGCTGGCGGTGCTGGCCGACCGGCACGGGCGCCGGATCCAGCTGCGCCTCGGCGCGATCGCGGCCATCGTGCTGGTGGTCCCGGCCTACCTGCTGATCGGCACCGGGAACCTCGTCGCGGTGGTGCTGGCCCTGCTGGTGCTCCTGCTCGCGGTGAGCCTGCTGAGCGCGGGCGCGATCTCGGTGCTGGAGCTGTATCCGACCAACGTCCGGTTCAGCGGAATGGCCCTGCCGTACAACTTCGCGTACGCGATCTTCGGCGGCACGGCCCCGCTGATCAGCCAGGTGCTGGTCGACGGGACCGGCAGCCTGCTCGCCCCGGCGGTCTACGCCGCTGTGGTGGCCGTGCTCGCCTTGCCGCTGCTGCTGCGGATTCCCGAGACGAACGGCGCGAACCTGCTCCGCTGA
- a CDS encoding NAD(P)/FAD-dependent oxidoreductase → MSADAVVVGAGVIGSSIALELARAGRRVVVLDRAGGAGLGSTSASSAVVRYNFSTLAGVTAAWEAHFCWSAWREHLGHDVGDLARFERSGLVMLDVDAAPRTGWLPLFEQVGVPYEEWDSATLAERVPGLDPGRYWPPRRIDDDRFWADAPGTLGGVYTPDAGYVTDPQLAAQNLAAAAAAEGAEFRFRSTVTAIESTGGRVSTVVLADGSRISAPVVVNAAGPWSGKLNALAGVGADFTVGVRPLRQEVAHVLAPEGYHPAGGVGPSVADVDLGTYFRGEVGGGLLIGGTEPECDPLQWLDDPDDANPNPTMAVFEAQVTRAARRLPGLRVPNRARGVVGVYDVADDWTPIYDRTGLPGFYVAIGTSGNQFKNAPVVGRLMTALIDQVEAGADHDAEPVQYKGVHTGLAVDLGAFSRKRDRNSGSSGTVMG, encoded by the coding sequence ATGAGCGCGGATGCCGTGGTGGTGGGCGCGGGGGTGATCGGCTCGTCGATCGCGCTGGAGCTGGCCCGGGCCGGGCGCCGGGTGGTGGTGCTGGACCGCGCGGGCGGGGCCGGGCTGGGCTCGACGAGCGCGTCGAGTGCCGTGGTGCGGTACAACTTCTCCACCCTCGCCGGGGTGACGGCCGCGTGGGAGGCACACTTCTGCTGGTCGGCCTGGCGCGAGCACCTCGGCCACGACGTCGGCGACCTGGCGCGGTTCGAACGCAGCGGCCTGGTCATGCTCGACGTGGACGCGGCCCCGCGCACCGGCTGGCTGCCGCTGTTCGAGCAGGTCGGCGTGCCGTACGAGGAATGGGACAGCGCGACGCTCGCCGAGCGGGTGCCGGGCCTGGACCCGGGCCGGTACTGGCCGCCCCGCCGGATCGACGACGACCGGTTCTGGGCCGACGCGCCCGGCACACTCGGCGGGGTCTACACCCCCGATGCCGGTTACGTCACCGATCCGCAGCTGGCGGCGCAGAACCTGGCCGCCGCCGCGGCCGCGGAAGGCGCCGAATTCCGGTTCCGCAGCACGGTGACGGCGATCGAATCCACCGGTGGCCGGGTCAGCACCGTCGTGCTCGCCGACGGTTCGAGGATCTCCGCGCCGGTGGTGGTCAACGCCGCGGGCCCGTGGTCCGGCAAGCTGAACGCGCTGGCCGGGGTCGGCGCCGACTTCACCGTCGGGGTGCGGCCGCTGCGGCAGGAGGTCGCGCACGTCCTCGCGCCGGAGGGCTATCACCCGGCCGGCGGCGTCGGGCCCTCGGTCGCCGACGTCGACCTGGGCACGTACTTCCGCGGCGAGGTCGGCGGCGGGCTGCTGATCGGCGGCACCGAGCCGGAATGCGACCCGCTCCAGTGGCTCGACGACCCCGACGACGCGAACCCCAACCCGACCATGGCGGTGTTCGAAGCGCAGGTGACGCGGGCGGCGCGGCGGCTGCCCGGGCTGCGCGTGCCGAACCGGGCCCGGGGCGTGGTGGGGGTCTACGACGTCGCCGACGACTGGACCCCGATCTACGACCGCACCGGGCTGCCCGGGTTCTACGTCGCGATCGGCACCAGCGGCAACCAGTTCAAGAACGCCCCCGTGGTCGGGCGGCTGATGACGGCCCTGATCGACCAGGTCGAGGCCGGAGCCGACCACGACGCGGAACCCGTGCAGTACAAGGGGGTCCACACCGGCCTGGCCGTCGACCTCGGTGCCTTCTCCCGCAAGCGCGACCGCAACAGCGGCAGCTCCGGCACGGTGATGGGCTGA
- a CDS encoding gamma-glutamyltransferase — translation MTGTIAARPGRVGPKETVTGKRAVASSQHRIVTETMLDTMRAGGNAVDAAIAGSLVQAVVQQDMTNHTGTVTALVHDAKTGEVTELNSMGRIVPGLAPFAPVPAGKGLYAAVPGSPRAVTPGFMPGMKALYERYATLPWERLCEPAVHWAEEGHEVTSFEHLVLAQTVDFFLYTESGRKHFTPGGHLPQAGDRWAQPELAETLRNLAADGPDYFLTGKWAQDFVTRGNELGWPVKLEHLTAIPPRWTAGHRWEHKGTTIVQQSAPERQGIYCQIVLGILDELGITSIGHWSENAEALYYLAHALRRAAHETGLLNDPDLFGDTTGPLTSPALIKGFADILRNAKARVDLTEHVKLTRGVPAMAATGASKQPAGSCELAIVDEQGNWVQMMNTLQSGGIPGEVVGGVPMVGSHWMNSLASPIEGWVTGGGRMRSILSNTMVLRDGKPWLSLGSPGNVHCTVPQVLSNILDFGMDPYAADDAPRCLPYEDDHTISVESRVAAGVPAGLAKLGVLTNPLPEYDYHMGTYQMAWRAKDGSLSTCTGPRREGVADGF, via the coding sequence ATGACCGGCACCATTGCAGCCCGGCCGGGCCGGGTCGGGCCGAAGGAAACCGTGACCGGCAAGCGGGCCGTGGCGTCCAGCCAGCACCGGATCGTCACCGAGACCATGCTGGACACGATGCGCGCGGGTGGGAACGCGGTCGACGCGGCCATCGCCGGCTCGCTGGTGCAGGCGGTCGTCCAGCAGGACATGACCAACCACACCGGCACCGTCACCGCGCTGGTGCACGACGCGAAAACCGGCGAAGTGACCGAGCTGAACAGCATGGGCCGGATCGTGCCCGGGCTCGCGCCGTTCGCGCCGGTCCCAGCCGGGAAGGGGCTGTACGCGGCCGTGCCCGGCAGCCCGCGCGCAGTCACACCCGGGTTCATGCCCGGGATGAAGGCCCTCTACGAGCGGTACGCCACGCTGCCGTGGGAGCGGCTGTGCGAACCCGCGGTCCACTGGGCCGAGGAAGGGCACGAGGTCACCTCGTTCGAGCACCTGGTGCTGGCGCAGACCGTGGACTTCTTCCTCTACACCGAATCCGGGCGCAAGCACTTCACCCCGGGCGGGCACCTGCCGCAGGCCGGCGACCGCTGGGCGCAGCCGGAACTGGCCGAAACCCTGCGGAACCTCGCCGCGGACGGCCCTGACTATTTCCTCACCGGCAAGTGGGCGCAGGACTTCGTCACGCGCGGCAACGAACTCGGCTGGCCGGTGAAGCTGGAGCACCTCACCGCGATTCCGCCGCGGTGGACCGCCGGGCACCGCTGGGAGCACAAGGGCACGACGATCGTGCAGCAGTCCGCGCCGGAACGCCAGGGCATCTACTGCCAGATCGTGCTGGGCATCCTCGACGAACTCGGCATCACCTCGATCGGCCACTGGTCGGAGAACGCCGAGGCGCTGTACTACCTCGCGCACGCCCTGCGCCGCGCGGCGCACGAAACCGGGCTGCTCAACGATCCCGACCTCTTCGGCGACACCACCGGCCCGCTCACCTCGCCCGCGTTGATCAAGGGCTTCGCGGACATCCTGCGCAACGCCAAGGCCCGCGTCGACCTCACCGAGCACGTCAAGCTGACCCGCGGCGTCCCCGCGATGGCCGCGACGGGAGCGTCGAAGCAGCCGGCCGGCAGCTGCGAATTGGCAATCGTCGACGAGCAGGGCAACTGGGTGCAGATGATGAACACCCTGCAGAGCGGCGGCATCCCCGGCGAGGTCGTCGGCGGCGTGCCGATGGTCGGCAGCCACTGGATGAACAGCCTCGCCTCGCCGATCGAGGGCTGGGTAACCGGCGGCGGGCGGATGCGCTCCATCCTGTCCAACACGATGGTCCTGCGAGACGGCAAACCGTGGCTTTCGCTGGGCTCACCGGGCAATGTGCACTGCACCGTGCCGCAGGTGCTGTCGAACATCCTCGACTTCGGCATGGACCCGTACGCCGCCGACGACGCCCCGCGCTGCCTGCCGTACGAGGACGACCACACGATCTCCGTCGAATCCCGGGTCGCCGCCGGGGTGCCCGCCGGGCTGGCCAAGCTGGGCGTGCTCACCAACCCGCTGCCCGAGTACGACTACCACATGGGCACCTACCAAATGGCCTGGCGCGCCAAGGACGGCAGCCTGAGCACCTGCACCGGGCCACGCCGGGAGGGTGTCGCCGACGGGTTCTGA
- a CDS encoding alpha/beta fold hydrolase, with protein sequence MVDDAPEGERYPVPDGQLLLHRAGTGGPAVVFLAGGGMYGLHYWNLHQQVAEFTTSVVYDRLGTGWSDPVPLPRTGTQVTDDLRELLRAADVPGPVVMVGHSLGGLYARHYAKRFPGAVAGLVLLDPTHENLPAYLPEEEARRLEELNPADLFPADRIDATRELYRKVFGRAFADWPAWLRDALLDRNLSPGGFRRGLLEASNLWALFTEVRDAGPDPDVPTIILTAMGADAFAEELTPPGMAERNERKNRMYEDVVTALAQGENRRIEDAGHSGLAWVRPDAVLQAIHDVLGR encoded by the coding sequence GTGGTGGACGACGCCCCGGAGGGGGAGCGTTATCCGGTGCCGGACGGGCAGCTGCTGCTGCACCGCGCCGGCACGGGCGGCCCGGCGGTGGTGTTCCTGGCCGGCGGCGGGATGTACGGCCTGCACTACTGGAACCTGCACCAGCAGGTCGCCGAGTTCACCACGAGCGTGGTGTACGACCGCCTCGGCACCGGCTGGAGCGACCCGGTGCCGCTCCCGCGCACCGGCACCCAGGTCACCGATGACCTGCGGGAACTGCTGCGCGCCGCCGACGTGCCCGGCCCTGTGGTCATGGTCGGGCATTCGCTGGGCGGGCTGTACGCGCGCCACTACGCCAAGCGGTTTCCCGGCGCGGTGGCCGGGTTGGTGCTGCTCGACCCCACGCACGAGAACCTGCCCGCCTACCTGCCCGAGGAAGAGGCCCGGCGGCTCGAGGAGCTGAACCCCGCCGACCTGTTCCCGGCGGACCGGATCGACGCGACGCGGGAGCTGTACCGGAAGGTCTTCGGGCGCGCGTTCGCCGATTGGCCGGCTTGGCTCCGCGACGCGCTGCTGGACCGGAACCTGAGCCCGGGCGGCTTCCGCCGCGGGCTGCTGGAAGCGTCGAACCTCTGGGCCCTGTTCACCGAAGTCCGCGACGCCGGGCCGGATCCCGACGTGCCGACGATCATCCTGACCGCGATGGGCGCCGACGCGTTTGCCGAGGAGCTGACGCCGCCGGGGATGGCCGAGCGGAACGAGCGCAAGAACCGGATGTACGAAGACGTCGTCACCGCGTTGGCACAGGGCGAAAACCGCCGGATCGAGGACGCCGGGCACTCCGGTCTCGCCTGGGTCCGGCCGGACGCCGTCCTGCAGGCGATCCACGACGTCCTCGGGCGCTGA
- a CDS encoding DUF885 domain-containing protein, whose protein sequence is MTALTHAADEAWAHVVATQPYYTLRSDLPVERLPHGSLEEAQREAAVGRSIRARLDAVDPAGLTADDRNTFALLEHLSADWSAAEDSWWWRFPVAPYQAYELARHGNQVLRASAPADVDRYLSLASDVGAWARVAREKLAAQGKRGWGVPSAALDGFIATARGHRDSAASWLQPEDLHRLGVADRGRLADGVEKILADEILPAFDALLEYLSGPLETTDRVGLAQYPGGEAAYRQLVASYATFAITPEEVHQLGLEQVAHLGEQMAQVRVEAGFDGGEPEYRRVLEVDPRFHASAPGDVEAVYRRHLRAVEPVVDRWFRVLPRAPYEVERLDPALEAGMSFGYYEPPSRQSPSGRYRYNGSGLDTRSQINAAALIMHELVPGHHFHLARQSEDTSLHPLRGQFAPMALGAYTEGWGEYAASLGFEMGVYADAWDRYGAYQHQRMVAQRLVVDTGLNLYGWSVERAAEYMAGMTMESPRQIRTEILRYATDLPGQALGYRLGWGKLWQLRSRAEAALGAAFDVRDFHELVLGAGALPLTAVEANVERWITSYDLHKL, encoded by the coding sequence ATGACTGCGTTGACGCATGCCGCGGACGAGGCCTGGGCCCATGTGGTGGCGACCCAGCCGTACTACACGCTTCGCAGCGACCTTCCGGTCGAACGGCTGCCGCACGGGTCGCTCGAGGAGGCACAACGGGAGGCGGCCGTGGGCCGGTCGATCCGGGCGCGGCTGGACGCAGTCGACCCGGCCGGGCTGACTGCGGACGACCGGAACACCTTCGCGCTGCTGGAACATCTGAGCGCGGACTGGAGCGCGGCCGAGGACAGCTGGTGGTGGCGGTTCCCGGTGGCGCCCTACCAGGCGTATGAGCTGGCGCGGCACGGAAATCAGGTGCTGCGGGCCTCCGCCCCGGCCGACGTCGACCGTTATCTCTCGCTGGCGTCCGATGTCGGCGCATGGGCCCGTGTTGCGCGGGAAAAGCTGGCCGCCCAAGGCAAACGCGGCTGGGGTGTGCCGAGCGCGGCGCTCGACGGGTTCATCGCCACGGCGCGCGGGCATCGCGACAGCGCCGCGTCCTGGCTCCAGCCGGAGGATCTGCACCGGCTGGGCGTGGCCGATCGGGGGCGGCTGGCCGACGGCGTCGAAAAGATCCTCGCCGACGAGATCCTGCCCGCGTTCGACGCGCTGCTCGAATACCTGAGCGGACCGTTGGAGACGACCGACCGGGTGGGCCTGGCCCAGTATCCCGGCGGGGAGGCGGCGTACCGGCAGCTGGTCGCCAGTTATGCGACGTTCGCCATCACCCCCGAGGAGGTGCACCAGCTCGGGCTCGAACAGGTGGCGCACCTGGGCGAGCAGATGGCGCAGGTGCGCGTGGAAGCGGGATTCGACGGCGGCGAGCCCGAATACCGGCGGGTCCTCGAAGTGGACCCGCGCTTCCACGCCTCGGCACCCGGTGACGTCGAAGCTGTCTACCGACGGCATCTGCGGGCCGTGGAACCGGTTGTCGACCGGTGGTTCCGGGTGCTGCCGCGGGCGCCGTACGAGGTCGAACGGCTCGATCCGGCCCTCGAAGCCGGGATGTCGTTCGGGTATTACGAGCCGCCGTCCCGGCAGAGCCCGAGCGGCCGGTACCGGTACAACGGGTCCGGTTTGGACACTCGTTCGCAGATCAACGCCGCGGCCCTGATCATGCACGAACTCGTGCCGGGGCACCATTTCCACCTCGCCCGCCAGTCCGAGGACACCAGCCTGCACCCGCTCCGCGGCCAGTTCGCGCCGATGGCCCTCGGGGCTTACACCGAGGGCTGGGGCGAATACGCGGCGTCGCTCGGGTTCGAGATGGGGGTGTACGCGGACGCGTGGGATCGGTATGGGGCGTATCAGCATCAGCGGATGGTCGCCCAGCGGCTGGTGGTGGACACCGGGCTGAACCTGTACGGCTGGTCGGTGGAGCGGGCCGCCGAGTACATGGCCGGCATGACCATGGAGTCGCCGCGGCAGATCCGCACCGAGATCCTGCGGTACGCGACCGACCTGCCCGGCCAGGCCCTGGGCTACCGGCTCGGCTGGGGCAAGCTGTGGCAGCTGCGCTCGCGGGCCGAGGCCGCGCTGGGCGCCGCCTTCGACGTCCGCGACTTCCACGAACTCGTGCTCGGCGCCGGCGCGCTGCCGTTGACCGCGGTCGAGGCCAACGTGGAGCGCTGGATCACATCGTACGACTTACATAAACTATGA